A single window of Rhizophagus irregularis chromosome 32, complete sequence DNA harbors:
- a CDS encoding 40S ribosomal protein uS7 — translation MALPADIYNETSQGIRLFNKWTYEDVEVKDISLTDYIQIRNPVYLSHTAGRFSTKRFRKAQCPVVERLTNSLMMHGRNNGKKLMAVRIVKHAFEIIHLLTDQNPIQVLVDAIINTGPREDSTRIGSAGTVRRQAVDVSPLRRVNQAIALLTTGTRESAFRNVKSIAECLADELINAAKGSSNSYAIKKKDELERVAKSNR, via the exons ATGGCCCTTCCTGCTGACATCTATAACGAAACTTCACAAGGCATTCGTTTATTCAACAAATGGACCTACGAAGATGTTGAAGTCAAAGATATATCCTTGACAGATTATATTCAAATTCGAAACCCAGTATATTTATCACATACTGCTGGTCGCTTTTCCACAAAAAGGTTTAGGAAAGCTCAG TGCCCTGTCGTCGAACGATTAACAAACTCACTTATGATGCACGGTCGTAATAATGGCAAAAAACTAATGGCAGTTAGGATTGTAAAACACGCATTTGAGATCATTCATCTGCTAACTGATCAAAATCCTATTCAAGTTTTAGTTGATGCCATTATTAATACTGGTCCACGTGAAGATTCAACCCGCATTGGTAGTGCTGGAACTGTAAGAAGACAAGCAGTTGATGTGTCCCCTCTTCGTCGAGTAAATCAAGCTATCGCACTATTAACAACTGGA aCACGCGAATCGGCATTCAGAAATGTTAAGAGTATTGCAGAATGCTTGGCCGATGAACTTATTAATGCTGCTA aggGAAGTTCCAATTCGTATGCCATTAAAAAGAAAGACGAACTTG AACGTGTCGCTAAATCTAATCGTTAA